One genomic region from bacterium encodes:
- a CDS encoding amidohydrolase family protein: MEIIDAHVHIGRRHLLMDEVQKVLDRAGVDRAVIFADPESSDIPGDNQYVLEMASENGHIPFFYVGGNAYSQNRPFPHIPDPEVLEPYRGIKWHCWFTPGHDFGGTYLGMNEGQVHDALTESRMSALMDKVMDMGVPVNFEEHFDVTVQFVDLYPDVKIIIPHMGGLNGGSERILAAVGHKPNVRFDISLAGISEGLIREYGAGKFLCGSDYPYGSPSWSIDRVHKLKVSDKDKQAIFSRNVLSMTCVE; this comes from the coding sequence ATGGAAATAATCGATGCCCACGTTCATATCGGACGCCGTCACTTGCTCATGGATGAGGTCCAGAAAGTCCTGGATCGCGCAGGTGTGGACAGGGCTGTGATTTTTGCCGATCCCGAAAGTTCCGATATCCCGGGAGATAACCAGTATGTCCTCGAGATGGCTTCAGAAAACGGCCACATTCCCTTTTTCTATGTGGGCGGAAACGCCTACAGCCAGAATCGCCCCTTCCCCCATATCCCTGATCCGGAAGTGCTGGAACCCTACCGCGGGATAAAATGGCACTGCTGGTTCACGCCTGGTCACGATTTTGGAGGGACCTATCTGGGGATGAACGAGGGCCAGGTACATGATGCCCTTACGGAGTCGAGGATGAGTGCCCTTATGGACAAGGTCATGGATATGGGCGTCCCGGTTAACTTCGAAGAACACTTTGATGTCACAGTCCAGTTCGTGGATTTATACCCCGATGTAAAGATAATAATTCCCCACATGGGGGGACTGAACGGCGGTTCCGAGAGAATCCTGGCAGCTGTTGGACATAAACCTAATGTCCGTTTCGATATCAGCCTGGCCGGTATCAGTGAAGGGTTGATCCGTGAATACGGGGCCGGGAAATTCCTTTGCGGATCCGATTACCCTTACGGCAGCCCGTCATGGAGCATTGATCGGGTTCATAAACTGAAGGTCAGCGATAAAGATAAACAGGCAATATTTTCGAGGAACGTCCTTTCCATGACATGTGTAGAGTAA
- a CDS encoding NAD-dependent deacylase produces the protein MAGRPHDEVVEKLRGSQCLVVLTGAGVSAESGVPTFRGKDGLWKDHRPEQLATPQAFEKDPELVWDWYHWRRNLVRELSPNPAHFAIAELERRIPDFTLITQNVDGLHLRAGSKNVFQIHGDLHHARCSVCAAIITLHGQKGLVTCELCQGQMRPNVVWFGESLNVRLLEQAYIASGRSDFLIVAGTSNVVQPAASLAYAALGNGGYVLEVNLDPTPLTGSASATVLGKAGEVLEEFVRLAFGEA, from the coding sequence ATGGCCGGCCGACCCCATGATGAGGTGGTCGAGAAGCTCCGCGGGTCGCAGTGTCTGGTGGTCCTCACCGGTGCCGGTGTTTCCGCCGAGAGTGGAGTACCAACATTTCGGGGGAAGGACGGATTATGGAAAGATCACCGTCCGGAACAGCTTGCCACGCCTCAGGCTTTTGAAAAGGATCCCGAGCTCGTTTGGGACTGGTACCACTGGCGCCGTAACCTTGTAAGGGAGCTTTCGCCTAACCCTGCTCATTTCGCCATAGCCGAACTGGAAAGACGGATCCCTGATTTCACACTTATCACTCAGAATGTGGACGGCCTTCACCTGAGGGCAGGCAGTAAAAATGTCTTTCAGATCCACGGCGATCTGCATCATGCCCGCTGTTCGGTGTGCGCCGCGATCATAACCCTTCATGGTCAGAAAGGGTTGGTAACCTGCGAGCTGTGTCAGGGGCAGATGCGTCCCAACGTTGTCTGGTTCGGTGAAAGTCTGAACGTCAGGCTTCTTGAACAGGCCTATATCGCATCGGGGAGATCCGATTTCCTCATCGTTGCCGGGACATCCAATGTTGTTCAACCTGCAGCCTCCCTTGCTTATGCGGCCCTCGGAAACGGCGGGTATGTTCTGGAGGTCAACCTCGACCCTACACCCCTTACAGGTTCTGCTTCAGCCACTGTTCTTGGCAAGGCAGGGGAGGTGCTTGAAGAATTTGTACGCCTCGCTTTTGGTGAGGCGTAA